A window of the Labrus mixtus chromosome 8, fLabMix1.1, whole genome shotgun sequence genome harbors these coding sequences:
- the LOC132979006 gene encoding GRAM domain-containing protein 2B-like, producing MSINRRFSLDSSDLAYEAGLLGAKGGGSISGSKKSRQSLVEGRLETQEVNNSLREQAIAEELPDGLINSNSFKKHNKNFRKLFPDIPELENLTHAFTCAMQKEVPYHGKLYISDHHVCFHSSVLLKETKVAISGCSVKEVKKYNTALSMLSIKTTDGKKFSFVSLRNREQCYKLLHNICSYAKEGSANSSPHHSSAENEVEPDVASSVSSLEDVTDHDLSRQNSIHLKNSVLQMSGEGPTSSNFTHQSSLTDADNRAGPWIWRIMERVVPFLFVSEMRNLRSLFYIYFMLMTLLLVASGYIGMRIIALEEQLNTLGDLTVLALHKRQYQEN from the exons ATGAGCATTAACAGAAGATTCTCACTGGACAGTTCTGA CTTGGCATATGAAGCAGGACTGCTTGGCGCTAAGGGAGGTGGCAGCATATCAGGTAGTAAAAAATCTAGACAGAGCCTGGTTGAGGGCCGGCTGGAGACCCAGGAAGTAAATAACAGCCTCAGGGAGCAGGCCATAGCAGAGGAACTACCAGATGGTCTCATCAACAGTAAT AGCTTCAAGAAGCACAACAAAAACTTCCGCAAACTGTTTCCAGATATTCCAGAGCTCGAGAATCTGACACATG CATTCACCTGTGCCATGCAGAAGGAGGTGCCGTATCATGGAAAACTCTATATTTCTGATCACCATGTGTGTTTTCACTCCTCCGTGCTGCTCAAAGAAACCAAG GTGGCGATTTCTGGATGCAGTGTCAAGGAGGTGAAGAAGTATAACACGGCATTATCCATGTTGTCAATAAAGACGACGGATGGAAAGAAG TTCTCATTTGTGTCTTTGAGAAACCGTGAGCAGTGTTACAAACTCCTTCACAACATCTGTTCATATGCTAAG GAGGGGAGTGCAAACAGCAGCCCTCATCACTCCTCTGCAGAGAATGAAGTTGAGCCTGACGTT GCCTCCAGTGTTTCCAGCTTGGAGGACGTCACAGATCATGATCTGAGCAGACAGAACAGCATTCATCTTAAAAACAGCGTTCTGCAGATGTCCGGTGAAG GTCCAACCAGTTCCAACTTCACACATCAAAGCAGCTTAACAGACGCAGACAACAGAG CTGGGCCATGGATTTGGAGGATCATGGAGAGAGTTGTACCGTTCCTCTTCGTCAGTGAAATGAGGAACCTCAGGAGTCTCTTCTACATCTACTTTATGCT catGACATTGCTGCTTGTGGCATCGGGGTACATCGGGATGAGGATCATTGctctggaggagcagctgaacACCTTGGGAGACCTGACAGTGTTGGCGCTACACAAGAGACA GTACCAGGAAAACTAG